One window of Oreochromis niloticus isolate F11D_XX linkage group LG23, O_niloticus_UMD_NMBU, whole genome shotgun sequence genomic DNA carries:
- the LOC112843834 gene encoding zinc finger protein 675 has protein sequence MSSTQKDQHGARSQRSQEADKPHRRKREKTYSCDECGKDFTGKAELKHHQVIHTGERPFSCDLCGKSFSRKDYLKTHQLIHSGVKAYSCDQCGRAFTQSSYLQSHLVTHSGIKAYSCDICGKTFSRTGHRNRHLRIHTRHDVYCCEQCGKEFITDAQLQEHMFTHTEGRPYKCGLCEKTFKAPRHLRRHQQIHTRKRLYKCSYCEKQSDTDGSSSQPCHHCGGGKDFRCDLCGKTFSRQDSLKTHQRRHTGDKLKNCKECGRSFTTSRNLKRHELIHSGVKKHLCDQCGSSFTTAVIANMAKM, from the exons atgagctcaacacagaag gaccaacatggagcgagaagtcagcgctctcaggaggccgacaaacctcacagaagaaagagagagaaaacatacagctgtgacgagtgtgggaaggattttactggGAAGGCTGAACTAAAAcatcatcaggtcatccacactggagagagaccgttcagctgtgacttgtgtggaaagtctttttccaggaAGGATTacctaaaaacacaccaactcatccacagtggagttaaagcgtacagctgtgatcagtgtggcagagcttttactcaaagtagctacttacagagtcatctagttacccactctggaattaaggcatacagctgtgacatctgtggaaagACTTTCAGCCGGACAGGGCACCGAAATagacacctacgcattcacaccagacatgaTGTGTACTGCTGTGAACAGTGTGGCAAAGAGTTTATAACAGACGCACAGTTACAAGaacacatgtttacccacactgagggacgaccttataaatgtggcctgtgtgagaagacttttaaagctCCACGTCACCTGAGacgacaccaacagatccacaccagaaagagactctacaagtgcagttactgtgag aagcagagcgacacagatggatccagttctcaaccctgtcatcactgtggtggtgggaaagactttcgttgtgacctctgtggaaaaactttcagtcgGCAAGACAGCCTAAAAAcacatcaacgtagacacactggagacaaactgaaaaactgcaaagaatgtgggagaagcttcaCCACATCACGTAACTTAAAACGCCATGAACTgattcacagtggggttaaaaagcacctctgtgatcagtgtgggtcatccttcaccactgcag TCATCGCCAACATGGCGAAGATGTGA